A part of Cannabis sativa cultivar Pink pepper isolate KNU-18-1 chromosome 6, ASM2916894v1, whole genome shotgun sequence genomic DNA contains:
- the LOC133039217 gene encoding uncharacterized protein LOC133039217: MPPKGKKTRGTVGEDAPQAIVQPPQAEFPMNALLEALRAIPAQQMDPAARQSHHFQIFHRIQVPEFEGGQDPMVAERWLRQIKKNFNTIGTPEEYQVTFAVSKLEGGAADWWETLSRKMETDGMTWREFEKVFREQYFSPSHRRALIGVFDGLRQGDMTVNEFYMKFVELSSYAYPGVVDQPLVIEQFMRRLRPAIRGPIAPLTFNNLTECVTAALRTEAHVEGNEKKNTNRGRGSDRKMTKKNQGQWSQGQQFSGGSTSSGSSGKTRSGPYGCFCCGQQGHKKKYCPQRQQRFQASHGGPIGSYVESTPFHGQPRTNQSQSSSYGFTPQSGQEASHQHRLCHKVRGSTWGTHKVSKLLLLVGVKEGTIKVEGLVQGGADQGVVDGMVLISHSWAHVLFDTGASHSFISLMFASMLGLSWETFSPALHLSVPMGGHGEVSTICRSICIVFEGHKLSGNLLVLPMGQFDVILGMDWLSKYQAIVDCSRKRVTLLTPSGDFIVYRANMSAVRHNPILRACLGGKRNLECYGNLFAIDDESRNLDQFPWISVVSGFPDVFPEDLLWLPPR; encoded by the exons ATGCCTCCAAAAGGAAAGAAGACAAGGGGAACGGTTGGAGAAGACGCCCCTCAAGCTATTGTCCAACCTCCACAAGCTGAATTCCCTATGAACGCCCTTCTCGAAGCCTTAAGAGCTATTCCCGCTCAACAAATGGATCCTGCCGCTCGACAAAGTCATCATTTTCAGATCTTTCATCGAATCCAAGTGCCTGAGTTTGAGGGTGGACAGGATCCCATGGTAGCTGAAAGGTGGTTGAGGcagataaagaaaaatttcaacacaATAGGAACACCTGAGGAATACCAAGTTACTTTTGCTGTGTCCAAGTTAGAGGGTGGTGCAGCCGATTGGTGGGAGACCTTGTCCAGGAAAATGGAAACTGATGGGATGACTTGGCGAGAATTTGAGAAAGTTTTCAGGGAACAATATTTTAGTCCATCTCACAGGAGGGCTCTTATTGGAGTATTTGATGGTCTAAGACAAGGGGATATGACTGTGAATGAATTTTACATGAAGTTTGTAGAGCTATCCTCTTATGCATATCCTGGTGTTGTTGATCAACCCTTGGTGATTGAACAGTTCATGCGTCGTTTGAGGCCAGCGATACGTGGTCCTATAGCCCCTTTGACCTTTAACAACCTGACTGAGTGTGTGACAGCAGCCTTGCGAACTGAGGCTCATGTTGAGGGGAATGAGAAGAAGAACACAAACAGAGGAAGAGGAAGTGACCGAAAGATGACCAAGAAGAATCAGGGACAATGGTCCCAAGGACAACAATTTAGTGGGGGTAGCACTAGTAGTGGTTCATCTGGAAAGACTCGTAGTGGACCATACGGGTGTTTCTGTTGTGGTCAACAAGGTCATAAGAAGAAATATTGCCCGCAACGACAACAAAGATTTCAAGCATCTCATGGAGGACCCATAGGGAGCTATGTAGAGTCTACTCCTTTTCATGGACAGCCCAGGACAAACCAGTCTCAGTCTTCATCCTATGGTTTCACACCCCAATCGGGCCAAGAAGCCTCGCATCAACATCGCCTGTGCCACAAGGTTCGTGGTTCAACATGGGGTACTCACAAGGTTTCCAAACTCCTGCTCCTAGTGGGAGTCAAAGAGGGTACAATCAAGGTGGAGGGTCTGGTGCAA GGCGGTGCTGACCAGGGAGTTGTCGATGGTATGGTTCTTATCTCACACTCTTGGGCTCATGTGTTATTTGATACGGGTGCATCGCATTCCTTTATATCTTTGATGTTTGCTAGTATGTTGGGTTTGAgttgggaaacttttagtcctgcatTGCATTTGAGTGTACCTATGGGGGGACATGGTGAGGTATCCACCATATGTAGGTCAATTTGTATTGTGTTCGAGGGACACAAGTTGTCTGGAAACTTATTAGTGTTGCCTATGGGGCAATTTGATGTAATTCTTGGTATGGATTGGTTGTCTAAATACCAAGCTATTGTGGATTGTTCACGTAAAAGAGTGACTCTTTTAACCCCTAGTGGTGATTTCATTGTTTATCGAGCCAACATGAGTGCAGTGAGACACAATCCTATCTTAAGggcatgtttaggtggaaagAGAAACTTAGAGTGTTATGGGAATCTGTTTGCGATCGATGATGAGTCTAGGAATTTAGACCAGTTCCCTTGGATATCAGTGGTTAGTGGTTTTCCGGATGTGTTTCCAGAGGATTTACTGTGGTTACCACCTCGATAG